A single region of the Amphiprion ocellaris isolate individual 3 ecotype Okinawa chromosome 4, ASM2253959v1, whole genome shotgun sequence genome encodes:
- the smim18 gene encoding small integral membrane protein 18 yields MANITTTIHPSSLPGHPEAVPLSRVSLQVREAYPFHDGWNVACFVILLLFILTVLSLAALAVLYELLDCGCCAKGKTHHQLQEEGPGSCSKLIMTSICKEPESHTEVV; encoded by the coding sequence ATGGCCAACATCACGACCACTATACACCCAAGCAGTCTCCCAGGGCACCCTGAGGCCGTCCCTCTGTCCCGTGTCTCCCTGCAGGTTCGGGAAGCCTACCCCTTCCATGATGGCTGGAATGTGGCGTGTTTTGTCATCCTTCTGCTTTTCATCCTCACTGTCCTGTCCCTGGCAGCCTTGGCCGTGCTATATGAACTGCTCGACTGTGGCTGCTGTGCCAAAGGGAAGACGCACCACCAGCTACAGGAAGAAGGGCCAGGAAGCTGCAGCAAGCTCATTATGACCAGCATTTGCAAGGAGCCAGAATCCCACACTGAGGTGGTATAG